The following coding sequences lie in one Candidatus Poribacteria bacterium genomic window:
- a CDS encoding DUF98 domain-containing protein: MNVLPPARKRTPIMKTDTTAQFGTFVNTRMKALFVAQDDKPETLKRINLARLTPFQRGLLVSDGTVTRFIEAYTLMPVEVALLQQTKQTLSSENIWLQLPAGAEVISRQAVLQTHSQEESSPIIHTYADSLIVPQRLPESILNGLEFDTQGLGGLLWRSGLETRRELLWWGIETLTDLPPVVEHLEGEKFISRTYRMFADQAPIMLINEKFPL, translated from the coding sequence ATGAACGTGCTTCCACCAGCAAGAAAGAGAACTCCCATTATGAAAACAGACACAACTGCGCAATTCGGGACCTTTGTTAACACCCGCATGAAAGCACTCTTTGTCGCACAAGACGATAAACCTGAAACGTTAAAAAGAATCAATCTCGCGCGACTGACCCCCTTCCAACGCGGGTTGCTCGTCTCCGATGGGACGGTTACGCGGTTCATCGAAGCCTACACACTCATGCCGGTAGAGGTGGCACTCCTACAGCAAACAAAACAAACACTATCCAGTGAAAATATATGGCTCCAACTGCCTGCCGGGGCAGAGGTCATCTCACGGCAAGCGGTCCTCCAAACCCATTCACAGGAAGAATCATCACCGATAATTCATACTTACGCAGACTCACTCATTGTGCCACAACGTCTACCAGAATCCATTTTGAACGGGTTAGAATTCGATACACAAGGATTAGGCGGCCTGTTATGGCGTAGTGGTTTAGAGACACGGCGTGAACTGCTCTGGTGGGGTATAGAAACCTTAACCGACCTGCCGCCCGTTGTTGAACACCTTGAAGGTGAAAAGTTTATCAGTCGAACCTATCGAATGTTCGCGGATCAAGCTCCGATCATGCTGATTAATGAGAAGTTTCCCCTCTAA
- a CDS encoding PDZ domain-containing protein, protein MEQFVRVRIVQGNGMDLSLFQFDYDLTFSVFFMNADKTIYGRFGTRTEYENAAKDISIEGFKAALEAALALHEEYPKNKAVLAAKTGPEPIKKTPEGFPALLRYASTLDFNSRINQQCIHCHQIGEAQREIHWYDRKPVPDEVLYPFPMPDVLGLHFSPKHRAKISKIASGSSAEKDGFRRADEILTLDGQPMISIADVQWVLHSAPENTTVPATVDRHGKQINLTLTLNPGWRKGSDISWRTTTGELRFVALGGMMLQDLSDAERQRNSIGETEMALNVARLSRGGRRSSGQTNAQKAGIRRGDIVIAYGDRTDRLTESGIIGYVLQDAPQAKTLPIKLLRNGEQTAVELSLE, encoded by the coding sequence ATGGAGCAATTTGTACGCGTCCGTATCGTGCAAGGCAACGGTATGGATCTATCGTTGTTCCAATTCGATTACGATCTTACCTTTTCCGTGTTCTTCATGAACGCCGATAAAACCATCTATGGACGTTTCGGCACACGCACTGAATACGAAAATGCAGCAAAAGACATCTCAATCGAGGGTTTCAAAGCGGCACTTGAAGCCGCCCTTGCCCTACACGAGGAATACCCGAAAAATAAAGCAGTTTTAGCCGCGAAGACCGGACCTGAACCGATTAAGAAAACGCCAGAGGGATTTCCAGCGTTGTTGCGTTACGCTTCAACGTTAGATTTTAATAGTCGGATTAACCAACAATGTATCCACTGCCACCAGATTGGTGAAGCACAGCGAGAAATCCATTGGTATGACCGCAAGCCGGTACCAGACGAAGTTCTCTATCCTTTCCCAATGCCAGATGTTTTAGGACTGCACTTTTCACCCAAGCATCGCGCAAAGATTAGCAAAATCGCGTCCGGCTCCTCCGCGGAGAAAGACGGTTTCCGTCGTGCAGACGAAATCTTAACGCTCGACGGACAGCCGATGATCTCAATTGCTGATGTGCAGTGGGTGTTACACAGCGCACCCGAAAACACAACAGTGCCGGCAACAGTAGATCGACACGGCAAACAAATTAACCTGACACTCACGCTGAACCCGGGGTGGCGGAAAGGGAGCGATATTTCTTGGCGCACGACCACAGGTGAATTACGCTTCGTTGCGCTCGGTGGGATGATGCTTCAAGACCTCTCTGATGCCGAACGCCAACGCAACAGCATTGGAGAAACAGAGATGGCATTGAACGTCGCGCGCCTCAGTCGCGGTGGACGGCGATCAAGCGGACAGACCAATGCGCAAAAGGCAGGCATCCGACGCGGCGATATCGTCATCGCTTACGGCGACCGTACCGACCGACTGACGGAAAGTGGTATTATCGGCTACGTGCTACAGGATGCTCCTCAAGCCAAGACTTTACCCATAAAACTCCTGCGAAACGGAGAGCAGACCGCGGTAGAACTTTCACTCGAATAA
- a CDS encoding DUF3500 domain-containing protein, giving the protein MSHKILLTFIVLSASIVVALSLNILEPPIVEAEKAEEIGEISAKPSIVALATVMKSFRASLSSELLDAASYPLGHKESYSWTNTPPGIGGDRGGIRFDRLSAEQLTLFYEVLDAFLSDDGYTKVSLITKDVETHLSKIRPGFWDPNHYHIALFGTPETDGSWGFQLDGHHLALNFLVHGDEVSIVPAFIGSEPATINGIEVLADERGNAFALINSLDENQRKKAIQTGRRKLQVGPGRSVDPFLNYDYSDFVGVGLKASEMNTVQKENLRNLIKTYVYNLETEFADVWMADIDAGIDDTYFVWIGGTTPDDPIYYRVFNPAAWIEFNNEGGVGTGRGRGSRGGGRARGGLNHIHSITRAPNGKDYGIFALNHGPKTLMEHYALEDHHGMINLLFDYSIADPQNTENTEAP; this is encoded by the coding sequence ATGTCACACAAAATTCTACTCACATTCATTGTGCTGAGCGCATCAATTGTAGTAGCACTCTCACTCAACATTCTTGAGCCCCCTATCGTCGAAGCAGAAAAAGCAGAAGAAATCGGTGAAATCTCTGCAAAACCGTCAATCGTGGCTTTAGCGACCGTTATGAAAAGTTTTCGCGCATCGCTAAGCAGTGAACTCCTTGACGCAGCATCTTACCCACTCGGACACAAAGAATCTTACTCATGGACGAATACCCCGCCAGGTATCGGCGGCGATCGCGGTGGTATCCGTTTTGACAGGTTATCCGCTGAACAATTGACACTTTTTTATGAAGTTCTGGACGCCTTTCTGAGTGACGATGGCTACACCAAAGTCTCTCTCATTACCAAAGACGTTGAAACCCATCTCAGCAAAATCAGACCCGGCTTTTGGGATCCGAATCATTACCATATCGCCTTATTTGGAACCCCAGAGACAGATGGATCGTGGGGTTTCCAGTTGGATGGACATCATTTGGCACTCAACTTTTTGGTGCATGGCGATGAAGTCTCTATTGTCCCCGCCTTCATCGGATCCGAACCGGCAACCATTAACGGCATTGAGGTGCTTGCGGATGAAAGAGGCAACGCTTTCGCCTTAATAAATAGTCTCGACGAGAACCAAAGAAAGAAAGCAATTCAAACAGGTCGTCGTAAACTCCAAGTCGGTCCCGGCAGATCTGTAGATCCGTTTCTGAATTACGATTACTCCGACTTTGTGGGTGTCGGCTTGAAAGCGTCAGAAATGAACACTGTCCAGAAAGAGAACCTCCGCAATTTGATTAAGACGTATGTTTACAATCTTGAAACCGAGTTCGCGGATGTCTGGATGGCGGATATCGATGCAGGCATTGACGACACCTACTTCGTCTGGATCGGCGGTACTACTCCGGATGATCCAATCTATTACCGTGTGTTCAATCCCGCCGCTTGGATCGAATTCAACAATGAAGGGGGTGTGGGCACTGGGCGCGGTCGTGGTAGCAGAGGTGGAGGTAGAGCCCGTGGTGGTTTGAACCACATCCACTCGATTACCCGAGCACCGAATGGAAAAGATTACGGTATTTTCGCCCTGAATCACGGTCCCAAGACGCTTATGGAGCATTACGCTCTCGAAGATCACCACGGAATGATCAACCTGCTATTTGATTATAGCATTGCTGACCCACAAAACACAGAAAATACGGAGGCACCCTAA
- a CDS encoding carbohydrate binding family 9 domain-containing protein, which produces MCTLSISLSVNAQTERELPRMSAHRTSEEIKVDGVFDEPVWQTVEPIRQLYQIQPDQGEPATEQSAVRILYDDKKLYFGFIFFDEMDKIVANDMRRDSPGLRSNDYGFLLLDTYNDRRNAVFFRFTPVGGMEDTAVSNSGGSLNTSWDIVWECRCRINEDHWTAEIAIPFSQLRFEQSEVMNWGINFGREIARKQEIDAWNEAPKTYGGLAKYRTAYFGTLEGLEGITPSRHLELLPYVLPGASYGSSTEETEGVFEAGADLKYGVTPNLTADLTFNTDFAQVEADQEQVNLTRFSLFFPEQRPFFLEGASIFDVGIPRPSFRRPPPLLLFYSRRIGLAGGRAIPILGGGKMTGKIGPYGIGILNVFTDKYEEDVPGVHPENIFSEPRTNYSVMRVNRDLLVGSTVGGILINKQDADASNSTAGLDFSYRPTREINIQGLFSRTLEDFEVDFSQKSNAFFIGGDWRTNLFRLDASYTDIGEDFNPEVGYIQRTGVRRFRGDASYTPWPDKFGIREIQIGPEIDIVLTQENELETQEITFDTQFEFKTGDDIGFQVQNTIEHLDIGFNLQGEEIPTGDYNFTSFQVSARTSSARMIGARMQVEFGEFYHGTRRGFSIEATARPSARLSIEPSIEFNRITLPGEKFDANAFGGRIGYSFSTTLFAKLFSQWSTDRDIFSANFLINYIYRPGSDIYLVFDQSYDTRDGGAKLLGWAVLGKMTYWWNR; this is translated from the coding sequence ATGTGCACGCTGTCTATTTCCCTCAGTGTCAATGCACAGACCGAACGGGAGTTACCACGTATGTCTGCCCACCGAACTTCCGAGGAAATCAAAGTCGATGGGGTGTTTGACGAACCGGTTTGGCAAACCGTGGAACCGATCCGTCAGCTATATCAGATCCAACCCGACCAAGGCGAACCGGCGACAGAACAATCCGCAGTACGCATTCTTTACGATGACAAAAAATTGTACTTCGGTTTCATCTTTTTCGATGAGATGGACAAGATTGTCGCTAACGATATGCGTCGAGACTCTCCAGGTTTGCGTTCCAACGACTACGGCTTCCTCCTCTTAGATACCTACAACGACCGGCGAAACGCCGTTTTCTTTCGCTTCACGCCGGTAGGGGGGATGGAAGATACTGCGGTCTCCAACAGCGGTGGAAGTCTTAATACAAGTTGGGATATCGTGTGGGAGTGCCGCTGTAGGATCAACGAAGACCATTGGACAGCAGAAATCGCAATCCCGTTCAGCCAACTCCGCTTTGAACAGAGCGAAGTGATGAATTGGGGGATAAACTTCGGTCGCGAAATCGCACGAAAACAGGAAATTGATGCCTGGAATGAAGCACCGAAGACGTACGGGGGCTTGGCGAAGTACCGAACCGCCTATTTCGGCACACTCGAAGGGTTAGAAGGTATTACGCCCTCAAGGCATCTGGAATTGCTGCCGTATGTATTACCCGGTGCGAGCTATGGATCATCAACAGAAGAAACGGAAGGTGTATTTGAAGCCGGTGCGGATCTCAAATACGGCGTAACCCCGAACCTGACTGCTGATTTGACCTTTAACACCGACTTTGCCCAAGTAGAGGCAGATCAGGAACAGGTGAATCTGACGCGATTCAGTCTCTTTTTCCCCGAACAGCGTCCGTTTTTCTTAGAAGGTGCCAGTATCTTTGATGTTGGCATTCCGCGTCCGAGTTTCCGAAGACCCCCGCCTTTACTGCTTTTTTATAGCCGTCGCATCGGGCTTGCGGGAGGACGTGCAATTCCGATTCTCGGCGGCGGCAAAATGACCGGAAAAATTGGACCTTACGGCATAGGGATTCTGAACGTATTCACGGACAAATATGAAGAGGACGTGCCCGGAGTCCATCCTGAGAACATATTCAGTGAGCCGCGCACAAATTATTCTGTAATGCGGGTGAACCGAGACCTCTTAGTGGGTTCAACTGTTGGAGGGATCCTTATTAATAAGCAAGATGCTGACGCATCTAATAGCACGGCAGGCCTTGATTTCTCCTATCGTCCGACGCGAGAAATCAATATCCAAGGGTTGTTTTCACGGACCCTTGAAGATTTTGAAGTAGATTTTTCTCAAAAGAGCAATGCCTTCTTTATTGGTGGCGATTGGCGCACGAATCTGTTTCGACTCGATGCTTCATACACAGACATCGGCGAGGATTTCAATCCAGAAGTCGGTTATATTCAACGCACAGGCGTTCGTCGCTTTCGCGGTGATGCCAGTTACACCCCATGGCCAGACAAATTTGGTATCCGTGAGATTCAAATTGGACCGGAAATCGACATTGTTCTGACGCAAGAGAACGAATTGGAAACCCAAGAGATAACCTTTGATACGCAATTTGAGTTTAAAACGGGGGACGACATTGGGTTCCAAGTCCAGAATACAATCGAGCATCTGGATATAGGGTTTAACCTTCAAGGCGAGGAAATCCCAACAGGTGATTACAATTTCACATCATTTCAGGTATCGGCTCGCACCAGCAGTGCTCGGATGATTGGTGCACGAATGCAAGTGGAGTTTGGTGAGTTTTATCATGGCACGAGACGTGGTTTCTCAATAGAGGCGACCGCCAGACCCTCTGCCCGACTGAGTATAGAGCCGTCTATCGAATTTAACCGCATTACACTACCGGGTGAAAAATTCGATGCCAATGCCTTCGGTGGACGTATCGGTTACTCCTTTTCAACGACACTTTTCGCGAAGTTGTTCTCACAATGGAGTACTGATAGAGATATCTTCTCCGCGAACTTTCTGATAAACTATATCTACCGTCCCGGCAGCGACATCTACCTCGTCTTCGACCAGAGTTACGACACGCGGGACGGCGGAGCCAAACTCCTCGGTTGGGCGGTTTTAGGAAAAATGACGTATTGGTGGAATCGGTAA